CATTATTATCCGTCTACCGAGCATTGCTTGACTCTTGCACTAGCCATTCATAGTGATAGCGAAATTACAGTATGATGCATACACTTGCCAATGCATTCTGTCAAGTGGTGCAAAATGTTTCTGCTCTGACTCTGTTTTGTTACAATTATGTTTTTTTTTTTAATCTCAATTTCTTATCCAGTTATGTTATAGTTACTGCTTACTCCTCAAACATAAGTTCTGGGCTTTGAATCAAATAGATAAAAAGGGGATTTCCTTTTCCGGACGAAGGTTAACATGTTCGCCAAGAAGCGGAGTAGCTTAGGTTCAGAGCGTGCCATATTTCAGTTAGCCAGATGCAGTTGTTTATCAAGTAACAGCAGCTAGCTGTGTCCCATGGAAAGCAATCTCTGCGGAGACACAAAGTAGCTTAGATACAGAACCGCCTAGATCTCAGTTACAGAGAAATATTTTTCACTTGTGTACAGTAGGGCATACTCTACATCAGTTTGTGTTGGTGCTATGCAGGCAAATTTGACACCAAATTAGCTTGGTTTCTTTGCAGGGGATATCTCGAAGCGCCAGCTTGAAGAGACAGTAAGCATCAGTTTCCGCCGCGCTTGTTTTCTCTCACTTAGTCTTGTAAACACCCGTGGCTTGACGCCATCGCTGTTGTGTGATTAGAGAGCATTATGCTGAACCATTTCCCCTGAGTTTTGCTACTGTCCGAGTGTCAAACTGAACTGAGGCTCCTTCAGTGGCAAGTATCAGTACTAATGCGAATGTCATGTGCAGTGGTTAATATCCATACATGCTGTGATGAATTTACCCTGACCGGAATCGTGGTTGTTATTGCAGGCGAATTTGGGGCTcagggaagaagaggaggagcgACTTCTCTCTGGTCTGGTGGTTGCAACTTCAGGACAAGGTAAGAAAGTGTATGATATGCCTGCACCTACTGCAATCATTGGACCTGTTAGTGCTTATGAGTGGTAGTGTCAGCTGCAGTTATTCCTACTAGTTGCCTGGTGGTAGTCAGCCCTTGCTTGGTTTATAGTTTGTTAGAACTGCTGGCAGAAGCCTGGATTGTAGTTCTATTGATAGATCTCGCGAAAGCTTGAACCTTTAAGCTACTGTTTTGATATTAAGTGGATCACATGAACCAGTTTGGTACTATTTCAGTGTTAccttcggtttaaacatgtctcccTTTGTCATGGTCACTTGTATTTGCTGATTCCAAGCATGTTCTTCAGGGAAAGAAAATATTAGGTACTATTCCAATGCTGTGGTTTGCAGGGACAAATAGTTGcccctttctcctgaaatgttgattaatttctgTTTCGGTTGGGAATGGGGCactcctaggtcaagaaaattagcaaaggtcatgcccaattttcttgacctagaagATGCCCGATTCTCAACTGAACCAAAAATTAATCAACATTTATAGACAATGTTATTTCTACAAAGCAAATATTTCTAAGTGGCTTTTATAGTTTTCCCTTAAGTTGAAATGCAAACTATTTTTTCTTCCTGCAGCAAGAGCAATAGTGCACTTAGTAGGATAGAAAATATATAACCTGCAATAGTGCACTTAGTAGGATAGCAATAGTGCACTTGGAACAACCTTTTGGGTAAAGGGGTGTTTATAACCTGTAATGTGAAAATATATAGGATAGAAGAATAGATACTACCCTGATCTCATCCAATAACTCTAGTAGcctttttcctatttagagcgaacatGGCCGACAACGATGAGGCTGGCGGTTCGAACAAgtcattctgggagctgtcccaagagatggaggaagaacctcaccgctatgaggaggCCATGGAAAACACCGATcccaactacacaacccctagtggcgtcagggatgacaccactgatggtgccgccggggatgccaccactgatggtggcAGCGCAcacacagatggcagccaaccaaagaggcaacggaaggaccggcgcccgaacgtgctcggcaccgtcaaggaggaatttactgaagtgtcctccaGTGGGCATCCAACgacgcccaaagaattagtcagtgggtacgcgggacaactcgggtgcattcttcggagcaccgtctcgatcaacaccgagaacctaaggcatcgtgaccgaggaaatttgcgcaacctcctcttcacgaagctgcacgaacgatacaagttccccggtgacttcgcGAACACACGCcactcagggaataaagtgaataGTGCCGCCCTCAagaagatgagcacggccctggctacttggagagccgcggtgaagagaaggattctaagtggtgatagttatgagaagatcagggagacaaatccttcgatcagcgaagctgactacctggagttcaagatcaagtgcgagagcaacgcattcgcagaatcaagtcagtgggggaaagatatgcgggacttgaacttaggggtccacaaactcggtcccggcggttacagagtggcggaagcTATATGGAACAAGGAGGACgtggagcgtgccgagcaaggcctaccgcccctcttcgataaataccatgaaaagcagaccaggaactatgtcagggcccggtacaaggtggacccggtaacaaaggagcttaccacggatccgaaggtgacggcgcttgagcttgtcctcgtaaggaatacacccccgcttaattagctccatatggttgcattctaattaacgaagccaaatttctaaatggttctcGTTCCTTCTGCAGGAAACTGAAAGCAGTAGCGTGGGGTCTCAGAGCTCCCCGTCTGCCCCTAGGGacaccactttaaatagggcgttgaacgtaatgaaacacAATGATAagttcagtaagccgtcgtcagctagtcgtgtggccggcaaaggcttgtccacgaaatggtcggaatactataaggctaggcgaaaggagagaaagaccagcttGGAAAGCCAGGAGCGCGAGGTTAAAGAattcaaggcacaagtggcgcggattcggGAGATAgtccaagagcaagtgcgagaccaactgggagagacgatcaccgccattatgCCTACCTTGCttgaggggctgcaggcgtggattgcAGGCGCccacaggggccgcccccgattcccagcttcacgggcagcaactcgcacaacgcgccggcattggtgtctccaGCGGAGGCAGCATTGGTGTCTTCGGCGTCGGCgccggcattggagcttaatgcacccgggtgtgggaagaatacgccggccggcaccttgGCAGCAAGCATCCCCTCCGTCACTTGCACGCctgccgttggcggtgcctctaCATTAGCcaagctcgacgccatcacggtaactaagcctcggccgatgacttcatctccttgcctttgactgggcatccccgacgccctacatgttttcgcagggcgccgccgacgttccatgcactctcccgCACTTCATGGACGGCGAGTTGATCGTTGTTGCCAAGgccaaaatcgttcaaccgggcaaccgcgtgttccacggtaatccgatgccacccaccgtgggttcgggtgctgcggggctgtgacgacttgttacctccgtatcgaccccctggggccgacgaagatgatgtgatgaccctcagcgcctgcctaagctggtccatgctttggccgaagaggcagattcgtttgggggtgggggacaccaccccacagacaactccgccagtcgtgccggtgccaagccatggcaagaccgccgcaacgctaccgcagtcagctgatccggacatgcatatggcacaggaccCGGACGACGACGATGGTACATTTTCCAACatcgataagtacttcaacgaacatgcGTACGGTGTCGAATTCTTGGGGCCTctttctcaagaacccaaccctgcaaaagacgatcgtgatctagctggtaccacggagaaacccaattgcaacaggcgtcgtctggcgttcagttctcaggagacgcctccagctgccgccttcaccgagactcaaatagccgaggtgcgaaatattatcagccccaacacactaaagaaggtggtctctgagcagaacttgATCCCATTACAACAGAAGAAGcagaagggacggaaaagaaaaaataacatgggtgcgagccagccggcaccgagtacgatccttgctcaggacgggccactaatacctaaggatatctcgaggagggtgcatttggcgggtaggccgatgctaccgactagtCTTCTCAATGCTGCAActggtgctatgcggagtctgcatgacagtgttctttctatggagaagcggcgtctctccgagaatgatgtggcatacccggtttttgtggccaaggtgccagaggtcAAGGGCTTTGTTGATAGCACCATCGGGCGTATGATCGTCATGCGGTTtcatgacatcttcgctatgtttaacctgcatccgctgcactacaccttcattcggctattttcgctcagtatggagatgcggatcattagagacaagaccccggacatcgtgatagtcgaccccttctaaatgtttaaccttcatccgctgcactacaccttcattgggcagcgctggggaccggcaagtcgcgagttcatacctcgaaggcgtcattctggcgaacccagataaggataacttcctcgtgccttacttttccgagaaagtcatcccctcaccgccccataacatatgatttcttagattttgatcgttcttttttttctaacattctgtgttttgtgcagtgacacacattgcacactcatcctcttaagcccgaaatattccatggccacgtatttcgactcggaccgtcagtcgaagaaagactacacaaatatcaagaaagttcttgatgatgctctccccggctacgccaaatctggaggcaccttcaggaggccaatttgtaggtacggcaagcacgtgttcacccacgtaacgatgttcccctgcgtcaagcagccgcctggcagtcagaaggatgcctactacgccctccatcacatgcgggcgatcgtacgggatcATAATCACCTtatgctaccaaataatctcaaataTTGGGCCGCatgcttgtcggcaatccagaacgaggacatcagacaagaattctttcgcatccagtcggattTTACGGAAATCATctatcaagatgtccttcgtacctcggggcagttctacctcaaatatcaaccgtccaatagtgaaatagaaacaacgctacaaatgcaggctgacaacgaccgcacattcatgaccatcacgaaagatgGCAGCTTCATCCATGCTCAGGTCCCTGAGTCGAGTTGAAAGTattgatgctatgtagttctgaaatatcgattagctcatgttgtaattaaactttaatgaacttgtatgtctctttagtttggacattcgttcaacttatatgtaatcgatgctatttattagtaggaccatgaatcgtgctattaatgtgttgcttttctcttccgatccttttgttgcatacttatatattgcttatatattatctgtgaattgctactaacgtcttgtttgtctagtgcatagagatgctgtcgtatgtcgtgtacaagggtaaggttcccggagtctacgacgaatGGGAGGAGTGttggagacaggttcaccgtttcagcggtaacagttacaaagggtacaccactagggcggaggcggaagctagatacgcaagctatctagcgggagagaggagggagcggaggaggaaccggatgaagaccagtttcatcgcgatgatgctcatcgtgaccgCAACCCTCTTcaatgtgatggtagtttagatgatcgatatcgactttgtAATGTGACGACAAACTCGGCTAATATGATGAACTTTGCTAATGTCTCGAGACCTAAACTTTGTGTTTGACAAGAAAAAGGAAAGACTGCGCTCATACAAAAACAATAGAGGGTTTCGTATAAGCGTCTCCCTTGACCCAAGGGTACAAAGTGTTGCGGGCGTGCGAGTGTACAAAGTACACAAATATACGAAGAGGAAAAGAAAATGTGAGGCCTGCTGGCGCGGCCAAGGGATCAAGCGATCATGGTCTCCTGGTTCCCGAGGGCCTCGGAAAGTCCCCCGGTTAATTACTCCCGCGGATAGCACCGCGGGACACCTCCGATTAAGCTGCGCAGTTGTCGTTCTTCGGTCTTCGCTTCGCGTTCCTCATGCATGGTGGTGGTGTGTGTATGGCGGCGGCAGAGTCCGTGTACGGAGTGGTACACGTGCCGTCGAAAACGTGGCCTTTGCTCCAGCCACGCCCGCCTATGCCGTCTTGCCTCGTCGGCCTTGAGCGGCGTCGATGTGGTCGTTGAAGTAGCATGCATGGTTGGGCTTGGCTTGGACGTCGTCGATGACGTTGTAGATTCGGCGGGAGTGCGAGGGGTATGCCCCGCGGGAGTAGATCTTGAAAGGAAAAGAAGGAATGGATGGACGTGCGACACACGGAGTGCGCACACCTGTCGATGACCGCCTACACCACCGCCAAATAGCGGAGGAAGTCGCCACCTGGTGTCGTTCGACGTGGCCGGCGGCGGTAGATGGGCCGCCCACCAATGAGCGTGGCACCGACACGGAGTGCCGACGGTGATCCCGAGCCCATCTCCATGATGGATGCGTCCGAACCGGGAGCCCCTAGACATGAGCGGACCCGGCACGTGTGATACATGTTCGTAACGATGAAGAGGGAGGCTGCGAGATACGCCTAAGCGTGTCCCGACCCCAACCGGACGATGTCTCTGCCGCCATAGTTACGACGAGTCATCGTGACTCGTCGAGCGCCGCGCCGCCTCCATGGTTACGATGAGTCATCGTGACTCGGCAAGCGTCACGCCACCGCCAGGGCGTTGAACGTTGCATGTCGCTGAGTCCCGGCCAACCCATGGCGCCTCCATGGACCGGCGAGGCAGCGGCGAAGGAAACTTCGCGACACGGCGAAGCCTCGCCCAGGCGCCGCGAATGGGTGTAGGTAGAAGGGGTGGCGCACTAGATGGCGCCGAGTCGAGATGCATGTCGACGAGTCCCGACCAGCCCATGGCGCCTCCATGGACCGGTGAGACGGGGCGCGTAAGGCCTAACGATGCGGCGGTGCCTCGCCCAGGCGTCGCCGATGGTGTAAGTAGAAGGGGGCGCACTAGAGTGCGCCGAGTCAAACGATGTGTGCCTCAGAGTCCCGGCACGATGGTGTTGCTGGCAGACTCGGCGATGGAGGGTGTGCGGGAGACCGCGCATGGTCGACGGCCCCGGTACGCCGTCCTCATGTGCGGAGAGTGCGCCGGGGGCGCGCGTGGGCGGAAGCCCCGACACGTTGTCGTCGTCTTCGCGGTAGTTGTCGTCTTGCGCGGAGAGCAACCCCGGCGTGTCGTCTTCAAGAGCATCGAGAGCCAACGTCGGCTGCCGGCTCCATCTCCGACCGTGCGGCCGCAGCTCCAACCGCCATCATCGGGATGTAGAGAGAAGGGATAGAAGAGATTAGTATCTGTATTCACCTTGGGAAAAGACGACCGGCATGATGTCGATCTTCGTCGGCGGCTCGATGAGCCTTGCCCGGCTGTGTACGGGAGTCTCGGCCGCCTGTGCGAGCACTCCCGTATGGCGCGTGCGTCGGGAGTAGCCTTGGGCTCCTCTCCCTGATGGATCTGCTGGTGGGTAGATGGATGGATGTGTTGCCTGATGCCGGAGGCGCGTGTTCGTCTCCCTCTGGCCGTCCCTTTCCTCCTGGCCCTGCCCCCTCCTGGGATGGATGGATGTGGTGGTATTTATAGAGGGGGTGGAAAGAGCGAGGGCGCTGCACCACCGCCCCGTCGTTCCGATCTTTGGGTACAAGGGACGTTCTTCTTGGCCGGTACGTACATGGCGCCATGTGGCTGCCAGTGGGCCCGCCTCCCCGCTGGGCACCGGATGCCAGCGCGTATTTGAGTACGATACGCCTCCTTACTGGCTGGTACACAGGTATTTGGGTACGTACACATACGCGGGCAATCGAGCGAATACGTGCATTTTGCTGCGTACAACCCGGTCAGTACGCTCGAATGGTCATACCTGGATTGAACGCACGTACACGTTCCTTCATAGCTGCATGCAGTTTTCGTGTACTAGTACGCCCATGTCTTTTTCATGCATACATGTGTACCGATGTACGTGCCCATACAATGCATGGGCCATGCACGTTCTTGCACTGGTTACTAGTATTTGCACATGCACTAAGGTCATGCACGTAAGTGATCATCTAAACGCACACCCGAGGAGAGATTGTGTACTTAGAAAATTCATTCATTTCTAAGAATATATTTTCTTGCTAAACCACGTACAAAAGTACGTCAAACAAATGCCCCCCGTCGAGTCGAGCTTGAGTGCGGAGCAAGTCGGGCTTGACTCGACGCATAAGTCTTCTTCGACGGGAAACTGGACGCAACTCATCCGGCTGCTGCCCGTCATCATTTTTTTTGGGTTGGCACTTTGCATGAAAGCTAGACATGGAGGTTCTTATTTCTGCCCTTCACCTAGCATTAGTGGGCAATACATGGAGAAAGCCCACGTGAGCAACATAGGGCAGCGACCACGGATGTGTATGTGTGCATGCCCAAGTGATGGCACGCCGTGCGAAGACTCGGCTGTACACCGGGACTTGCCCGCCCACGCCGTACGTTAGCGCCAGCTTTGCGCCATGGTGCCATTGGTGGGAGGCGGGTTATTTTCAGCAGCCCCAATGGCCGAGAAAATAGAACATGGGATGGGCACCTCTGCACCGTCTTTTTTGTGTATATACGCAATGGGAACCGGCTCGGCAAATACACTTGGCCGCGGATCACCGTTCGATTGGCAGAGAAAAGAGAAGCACGAGAGAAAGAAGAATGGACAAATATATACAGGGGATACCTTGTTGGGCCACATTGCTGCTGGCGCCTGACAACAAAGTAAACTCGGATCTTCTTCAGTGCACGGCGAAACGCCATGCCGCGTGCTGAAGGTTTTATCAGACAAATCAGAACCGTTTAGCTGCACGGTGCCACCCGAC
This sequence is a window from Aegilops tauschii subsp. strangulata cultivar AL8/78 chromosome 7, Aet v6.0, whole genome shotgun sequence. Protein-coding genes within it:
- the LOC141026578 gene encoding uncharacterized protein, whose protein sequence is MADNDEAGGSNKSFWELSQEMEEEPHRYEEAMENTDPNYTTPSGVRDDTTDGAAGDATTDGGSAHTDGSQPKRQRKDRRPNVLGTVKEEFTEVSSSGHPTTPKELVSGYAGQLGCILRSTVSINTENLRHRDRGNLRNLLFTKLHERYKFPGDFANTRHSGNKVNSAALKKMSTALATWRAAVKRRILSGDSYEKIRETNPSISEADYLEFKIKCESNAFAESSQWGKDMRDLNLGVHKLGPGGYRVAEAIWNKEDVERAEQGLPPLFDKYHEKQTRNYVRARYKVDPVTKELTTDPKVTALELVLETESSSVGSQSSPSAPRDTTLNRALNVMKHNDKFSKPSSASRVAGKGLSTKWSEYYKARRKERKTSLESQEREVKEFKAQVARIREIVQEQVRDQLGETITAIMPTLLEGLQAWIAGAHRGRPRFPASRAATRTTRRHWCLQRRQHWCLRRRRRHWSLMHPGVGRIRRPAPWQQASPPSLARLPLAVPLH